TCCTGCTCCAGGTCATCCCGGCGGCGGGTCACCGTCGTCCGGATGCCGACATCGACGCCGGTGAGCCAGTGCTGGACCCCGGAAAGCATGCTGGAAAGATCCGCCACCACCAGCTTGAACGGGTCCTGCACCTTGTTGGCGGACTTCCACTCTCCCATGAAGGAGAGGAACTGGCTGGAAAGATCGCCGCTGGTATCCGCGGCGACGCTGGAGAGAAAATCAACCTCGACCCATCCTTCGTCCAGCATGGCCTCGCAGACCAGAACGATGCCGGTGTTGAGCAGGTTGCTCACGACCGCCTTGCCGTGGTACAGCAGTCTCCGTGACGCCATGATCCGGAAGTCGGAAAGCACTTCGGAGAGTTGGAGGATGCTATAGGGGTTATAGACCTCGAAAACGACGGAGTAGCGCTTGATGCGGAGGAGGTTCGCGGTCAGCTCGGTGCCTTGGCTGTTTCGGCAGGTGATGACGCTTTGGGACGATTCGCTGGTGAGATCCATTAGTAAAGGGAACAGGTGAAAGTGTCTCTCCTGACAGGGAAGCCGGTTGGGGCTGCATCCTGACAGGCCGGAAATTACCGGAATAACCCGCGTGGCGGGAAGCAATCATTTGCAATATGCCCCCGAACTACGCGATCACGGCATATGGGATGGACCGGCTTGGACATCACCGGTTGGAATTAACCGGTATCCGGGAAAAGGTCAATCACGTCTCGCCCGGATTGCCGCTGCAAAGCGGTCCAGAACTTCCACGGTATCATCCCAGCCGATGCACGCGTCGGTGACGGACTTGCCACGCACCAGGGAGGAGAGGTCCTTGGACAGTGACTGGTTGCCTTCCACCAGATTGGACTCGATCATGACGGAGGTGACGGTCCGGGAGCCTGCGGAAATCTGGTTGCAGAGATCCGCCGCCACCATCGGCTGGTTGCGGTAGTCCTTCATGGAGTTCCCGTGGGAACAGTCCACCATCACGCTGGCGGGCAGGTTCTGCTCGCGCAGCATCGCTTCTGCCGCCGCCACGCTTTGTTTGTCGTAGTTCGGCCCGGATTTCCCGCCGCGGAGGATGAGGTGGCAGGATTCGTTGCCCGCCGTGGAGACGATCGCGGAAACGCCCTGCTTGGTGACGGAGAGAAAATGATGCGGCCGTGAGGCGGACTGGATGGCGTCCAGGGCGATCTGGATCGAACCGCCGGTGCCGTTCTTGAAGCCCACCGGCATGGACAGGCCGGATGCCAGTTCCCGGTGGATCTGGGATTCGGTGGTGCGCGCGCCGATGGCACCCCAGGCGATCAGGTCCGCGATGTACTGCGGGGAGATGGTGTCGAGGAACTCGGTGCCGGCGGGGACGCCCATATTGGCCAGATCCAGCAGCAGGCCGCGGGCGACGCGGAGGCCGTGGTTGATGTCGAAGGAATCATCCAGATGCGGATCATTGATCAGACCCTTCCACCCGACGGTGGTGCGGGGCTTCTCAAAATAGACACGCATGATCACGAACACGTCGTCCTTCAGGCGTTCCGCCTCCACCTTGAGCTTCGCCGCGTATTCCAGAGCCGCCTCCGGATCATGGATCGAGCATGGGCCGATGATGGCCAGCAGGCGGTCGTCATCTCCGCGGAGGATCGCCTCAGCCTGGGCACGGGAGTTTGCCACCAGCTCGGATGCCTGCTCGGAGATGGGCAGATAGTAGGCGAGCACCGCAGGTGAAATGAGCGGATTGATGCCTGAAATACGGAGGTCGTCGGTGCGGTGGCGCGTCACGGCGCGGATCGTTGACGGGTGCGGCGCGCGTAGGCAAGCGGCAAATTGCCTTGCCGGAAGAGGTTATTTCAAGGAGAGGAAGACTTCCCACCCATGAAGGAACGTGTCGATGCGCTGTTGGTATCCCGGGGTCTCTGTGATTCCAGAGAGCAGGCGAAGCGTCTGGTTCTCGCGGGTGAGGTGAGGAGCGGGGACAAGGTGATCGACAAGCCGAGCGTGAAGCTCCCGCTGGACGCGCCGCTGGACGTGAAGGAGAAGCCGAAATACGTCGGACGCGGCGGTTTCAAGCTGGAAGGGGCGCTGGACGCCTTCGGCGTGGATCCCGCCGGGTGGGTGTGCTTCGACGTCGGGGCATCGACGGGTGGTTTCACCGACTGCCTGCTCCAGCGCGGTGCCGCCAGGGTGCATGCGGTGGATGTGGGCACCAACCAGCTCGTCTGGAAGCTGAGGAACGACCCGCGGGTGATCGCGAAGGAACAGTTCAATGCCCGCCACATGGTCCCGGAGGACATCGGTGAGAAGGTCATGCTGGCGGTGATGGACCTTTCCTTCATCTCGCTGACCAAGGTGCTGCCCGCCGTTTTCTCCATCCTGGAGGAGAAGGGGAGCGTGATTTCCCTCATCAAGCCCCAGTTCGAACTGGAGCGCGAAGACATCGGAAGAGGCGGCATTGTCCGCGATCCGGCGCTGCATGAGCGTGCGGTGGAGAAGATCCGGAAATTCGTGACGGAAGAACACGGGCGGGAATGGCGCGGCGTCATCCCGTCACAGATCACCGGCACGGATGGGAACCAGGAGTTTCTCGCCTGGATCGGCTGATTCCGCCTTTTCAGGGCATGCCATCCGTGGGAAGGTCGCGCGTCGGATGAAATACGAGCTGATCCATCGCACGAAATACCTCTACGAGGGGATGGTCACCGTTTCCCATCACATGGCGCGGCTGGCACCACGTCCGCTTCCCAACCAGCGCTGTCCATGGCACGAACTTTCCATCCAGCCGGTCCCGGTGGGCCGCGGGGTGCATGCGGACGCCTACGGCAACGTGACCACTTACTTCGAGATGGAGGGGAGCCACGGCGAGCTGGAGGTGGTGGCCCACAGCTTTGTGGAGGTGTTTCCAACCGTTCATCCGGAGGCGGAGGGAACCCCCGCCTGGGAGAGTGTCAGGGCCGCATGTGGCTCGTCCGTGCTGAATGGGTATTCGGAAGCAGGGGCCTTCCGGTTCGCCTCACCGATGGTCCCGACCGCCAGGGAATTCGCCGACTACGCCAGGCAGGATTTTCCTGCGGACAGGCCCATCCTCGGAGGTGTGGTGGCTTTGATGGGCAGGATCCACCGGGAGTTCAAATTCGATACGGTTGCAACCGATGTGGCGACGCCGGTATCGGAAGTGCTCCGGAAGAAAGCCGGAGTTTGCCAGGACTTCGCCCATCTCATGCTGGCCTGCCTGCGCTCGCTAGGCCTGCCCGCCCGCTATGTCAGCGGCTATCTGGAAACCAAGCCACCCGCGGGACAGGCGCGGTTGACCGGCGCGGATGCCTCCCACGCATGGGTTTCGGTTTTCTGTGGCGAGGAAGCCGGGTGGATCGACGCGGATCCCACCAATGACATGCTGCCGAACGAACGGCACATCACCATCGCCTGGGGGCGGGACTTTTCGGATGTGAGCCCCCTTCGCGGTGTCACCCTGGGGGCTGGCGGACAGAAGCTGAAGGTGGCCGTGGATGTGATCCCGGTGGAGGAGATCTGAGTGGTCCGGCGGCTCCTTTCGCCGGATTGCGCTTGATTGATGGTCAACAACGGTGCACCACCTGCCCGTTCCCAATGAGCAAACGCCCTCAACCTCCAGTGCACGGGCACGCCGATGAATCGATCGTCGTCATCGTCAAAAAGAGCAACAACTCCGGAATCTCTGCGGTGCTCATCGCCGTCCTGCTCGTGTTGGGAGCGGTCTGGATCCTGAAGGGCGGACAGTCGAAAGCCGCCGTACCAAGTAACACGGAAAGCGCGAAGTCAGCCGAACAGGGAAAAAGCACGAGGGTGAAGCCCACGGGCCCCACGAAAACCTCGGATGTTATCCCGGCCTCCTCGCGGACTTCCTCCTCGGCGGCCCCATCTTCCGGTCGCGCCACCTTTTTCGAGCCAACCGTGGATGAGGATGCGGCTCCGGACGCGCCTTGATCCTCACTTCACCTTGTAGCCGGTGAGGTCCGGCTTGAAGAGTGCATCAGGCAGTTTGGTGTTGAAGCGCGGGTTTTCGAACACCGTCCGCACGCGGGACTTGTCCTGCATTTCCAGTTCCATCGCCCGCAGCTCCTTCTTCACTGGATCAATGTCTATGAAGACCCATGGGACGTTCGAGCGCATGCGCCTGTCCTTCGGTTTCAGGGTGAACTGGTGGATGCCTGCGGTGACCCGGGTTTCGATGATCTCGAAGCTCCCGTAGAACGCTTCCTTGCTCTCGAACGCCTTGCCGGACAGGAGCGAGAAGCGCGCGGCCTGCGGAGCGTCCTTCGGGATCTGGCGGGCGGATTTTTCCGACTCCTCGATGAGGGTGAGGGTGGTTCCGTCGGAAACGGCCAGCGTCTGCATCGGCTCGCCGAGCTGCCAGCGGAACTTGTCCGGCTTGGCGAAGGAAATGCGTCCCGGCGTGGTTACCGATTCCTTCAGCGACGGCAGCTTCCGCTGCTGGGTGAAGCCGGCATCCAGTGAGGAAACCGTCGCCTGCCGTTCCAGCCAGCCGTCCAGCACGGGGTCGGCGAAGGCGGAGGCGGTGAGTGCGAATGGAACGAAGTACCGGAGCATGGTGGGAATCTGGCCGGGGTGGATGGCACGTCCAACGGGAAAATCCCTCAATCC
The sequence above is drawn from the Akkermansiaceae bacterium genome and encodes:
- a CDS encoding 3-deoxy-7-phosphoheptulonate synthase: MTRHRTDDLRISGINPLISPAVLAYYLPISEQASELVANSRAQAEAILRGDDDRLLAIIGPCSIHDPEAALEYAAKLKVEAERLKDDVFVIMRVYFEKPRTTVGWKGLINDPHLDDSFDINHGLRVARGLLLDLANMGVPAGTEFLDTISPQYIADLIAWGAIGARTTESQIHRELASGLSMPVGFKNGTGGSIQIALDAIQSASRPHHFLSVTKQGVSAIVSTAGNESCHLILRGGKSGPNYDKQSVAAAEAMLREQNLPASVMVDCSHGNSMKDYRNQPMVAADLCNQISAGSRTVTSVMIESNLVEGNQSLSKDLSSLVRGKSVTDACIGWDDTVEVLDRFAAAIRARRD
- a CDS encoding TlyA family RNA methyltransferase encodes the protein MKERVDALLVSRGLCDSREQAKRLVLAGEVRSGDKVIDKPSVKLPLDAPLDVKEKPKYVGRGGFKLEGALDAFGVDPAGWVCFDVGASTGGFTDCLLQRGAARVHAVDVGTNQLVWKLRNDPRVIAKEQFNARHMVPEDIGEKVMLAVMDLSFISLTKVLPAVFSILEEKGSVISLIKPQFELEREDIGRGGIVRDPALHERAVEKIRKFVTEEHGREWRGVIPSQITGTDGNQEFLAWIG
- a CDS encoding transglutaminase family protein, whose amino-acid sequence is MKYELIHRTKYLYEGMVTVSHHMARLAPRPLPNQRCPWHELSIQPVPVGRGVHADAYGNVTTYFEMEGSHGELEVVAHSFVEVFPTVHPEAEGTPAWESVRAACGSSVLNGYSEAGAFRFASPMVPTAREFADYARQDFPADRPILGGVVALMGRIHREFKFDTVATDVATPVSEVLRKKAGVCQDFAHLMLACLRSLGLPARYVSGYLETKPPAGQARLTGADASHAWVSVFCGEEAGWIDADPTNDMLPNERHITIAWGRDFSDVSPLRGVTLGAGGQKLKVAVDVIPVEEI
- a CDS encoding outer membrane lipoprotein carrier protein LolA; amino-acid sequence: MLRYFVPFALTASAFADPVLDGWLERQATVSSLDAGFTQQRKLPSLKESVTTPGRISFAKPDKFRWQLGEPMQTLAVSDGTTLTLIEESEKSARQIPKDAPQAARFSLLSGKAFESKEAFYGSFEIIETRVTAGIHQFTLKPKDRRMRSNVPWVFIDIDPVKKELRAMELEMQDKSRVRTVFENPRFNTKLPDALFKPDLTGYKVK